A stretch of Camelina sativa cultivar DH55 chromosome 18, Cs, whole genome shotgun sequence DNA encodes these proteins:
- the LOC104760267 gene encoding uncharacterized protein LOC104760267, whose translation MDHDETKLVCGYEDAIQQMQRKEELKGLETRMKEFIGEKKLIDLKLRELIELDKKLETLLQPTKSMEKICVKDLTEETKDAMILKSFVTYRLGELETRIYDPQDEFDVIMEAIETNEGSVKGLKMRMKVFVDEKESEDIHLDELYEFNKKLEALLKSKGVEDMHLEDMREEVKDTIIMNEIVKKMIAKRDPESSKPTIINNYYI comes from the exons atggATCATGACGAAACGAAGCTTGTATGCGGATACGAGGATGCGATCCAACAAatgcaaagaaaagaagagctGAAG ggtCTTGAGACGAGGATGAAAGAGTTTATTGGAGAGAAGAAGCTTATCGATCTAAAGTTGAGAGAATTGATTGAGTTAGACAAAAAGCTCGAAACTTTACTACAGCCTACG AAGAGCATGGAAAAAATTTGCGTGAAAGACTTGacagaagaaaccaaagatgCTATGATTCTGAAATCATTTGTGACGTATCGGCTTGGAGAATTGGAGACTAGGATTTACGACCCTCAAGACGAATTTGATGTTATAATGGAAGCTATAGAAACAAATGAAGGGAGTGTGAAG ggtttgaaGATGAGGATGAAAGTGTTCGTTGATGAGAAGGAGTCTGAAGACATACACTTGGACGAGTTGTATGAGTTCAATAAAAAGCTTGAAGCTCTTCTTAAGTCTAAG gGCGTGGAAGATATGCATTTGGAGGACAtgagagaagaagttaaagacaCAATAATTATGAACGAAATTGTGAAGAAAATGATCGCAAAGAGGGATCCAGAATCGTCTAAACCAACGAtcatcaataattattatatttag